The Bacillota bacterium genome contains a region encoding:
- a CDS encoding carbohydrate-binding protein has translation MPRVNKTTTTFTNSTEYLKNGVSISPSIPSVGDKVKIEYSGLLAQSGASHVYAHVGYGDKWDNLYDYQMTRTDKGFEVSIPVLKSDTLNICFKDCANNWDNNSGNNYTFDITK, from the coding sequence ATGCCAAGAGTAAACAAAACTACAACTACTTTTACAAATAGCACTGAGTATTTAAAAAACGGGGTGTCTATAAGTCCGTCAATACCATCTGTAGGAGACAAAGTTAAAATAGAATACAGCGGCTTACTCGCTCAAAGCGGGGCTTCCCATGTTTATGCACATGTAGGGTATGGCGATAAATGGGACAATTTGTACGATTATCAGATGACTAGGACTGACAAAGGGTTTGAAGTAAGTATACCTGTGCTTAAATCCGATACATTAAATATTTGTTTCAAAGACTGCGCAAATAATTGGGATAATAACTCAGGAAATAACTATACTTTTGACATTACAAAATAA